The following proteins are co-located in the [Pasteurella] mairii genome:
- the ftsW gene encoding protein FtsW codes for MEFLDKAKRLYEQSATITPNNLLYDRALLWLFITLLFVGLIAVSSASIPVGTRLFNDSFYFAKRDAVYVVLSIFACYFFVQVPMDMWEKWHARLFWIALILLVLVLVPGIGSKINGARRWINLVVFNFQPAEFAKLALTCFLASYFTRRYDEVRSKKLSAFKPLLVMGTLGFFILLQPDLGSTVVLFIITFGLLFIVGANFWQFVALGGLGILLLLWLAISSAYRLKRLTGFMDPFKDPYGTGFQLSNSLMAFGRGEFSGEGLGNSIQKLEYLPEAHTDFVMAVVGEEFGFIGVFVVIVLLALLIFRAMKIGRESLQLEQRFKGFFAFGISFWIFFQGFVNLGMALGLLPTKGLTFPLVSYGGSSLIIMAISIGVLLRIDHENRLMRGGQARLRDD; via the coding sequence ATGGAATTTTTAGATAAAGCTAAGCGGCTGTATGAGCAAAGTGCGACGATTACTCCTAACAATTTGTTATATGATCGGGCGCTGTTGTGGCTGTTTATTACCTTGTTATTTGTCGGCTTGATTGCAGTATCTTCCGCGTCAATTCCAGTAGGAACAAGATTATTTAATGATTCTTTTTATTTTGCCAAACGCGATGCGGTTTATGTGGTGTTGTCGATTTTTGCTTGCTATTTTTTTGTGCAGGTGCCGATGGATATGTGGGAAAAATGGCACGCTCGCCTGTTTTGGATTGCGTTGATTTTATTGGTATTAGTGCTTGTTCCTGGTATCGGCTCGAAGATTAACGGGGCGAGACGTTGGATTAATTTGGTCGTTTTTAATTTCCAGCCGGCAGAATTTGCTAAGTTAGCCTTAACCTGTTTTTTAGCTAGTTATTTTACTCGTCGTTATGATGAAGTGCGCAGTAAAAAACTCAGCGCATTTAAACCGCTCTTAGTGATGGGAACCTTAGGCTTTTTCATTCTTTTGCAACCGGATTTGGGAAGTACAGTGGTACTTTTCATTATTACTTTCGGTTTATTGTTTATTGTCGGCGCTAATTTCTGGCAATTCGTTGCGCTAGGTGGCTTGGGGATTTTATTGCTGCTTTGGTTGGCAATTTCATCGGCATACCGCTTAAAGCGCTTAACCGGTTTTATGGATCCTTTCAAAGATCCTTACGGTACCGGCTTTCAGCTATCAAATTCCTTGATGGCGTTCGGGCGCGGTGAGTTTAGTGGCGAAGGCTTGGGGAATTCCATTCAAAAATTAGAATATTTACCAGAAGCGCATACCGACTTCGTGATGGCAGTGGTCGGTGAGGAATTTGGCTTTATCGGCGTATTTGTGGTGATTGTACTATTAGCATTATTGATTTTTAGAGCAATGAAAATCGGGCGCGAATCGCTACAACTGGAACAGCGGTTTAAGGGATTTTTTGCCTTTGGCATTAGCTTTTGGATTTTTTTCCAAGGATTTGTGAATTTAGGCATGGCGCTTGGCTTGCTGCCGACTAAAGGACTGACCTTTCCTTTGGTCAGTTATGGTGGTTCAAGTTTAATTATTATGGCAATTAGCATTGGGGTTTTATTGCGTATCGATCACGAAAATCGTTTGATGCGAGGCGGACAAGCCCGTTTGCGTGACGATTAA
- the murD gene encoding UDP-N-acetylmuramoylalanine--D-glutamate ligase, with protein sequence MSYQDKKVTVIGLGKTGLSCVDFLLKQGANIRVIDTRTNPPGADQLAQKAEIPLHTGGLNVDWLLDSDIIVISPGLAVKTPEIQTALQAGVEVIGDIELFCRAATKPIVAITGSNGKSTVTTLVAEMAKAGGLKVGMGGNIGIPALSLLDEDYDLYVLELSSFQLETIYSLHAVAATVLNVTEDHMNRYVDLEDYRQAKLKIYQHCQTAVVNAEDRLTREDGQQSAQHQVSFAEHQADYWLKTEDGKQYLMAGEQVILPCDQIKLSGRHNYMNALASIALAQAVGINLAGIQTALSTFSGLDHRFQLAHLAHGVRWVNDSKATNVGSTVAALTGLFLDGNLHLLLGGDGKGADFSELKTLINQPYIYCYCFGQDGQQLAALSAQSQLFDTMEQAMNALSQQVKAGDMVLLSPACASLDQFSSFEKRGEEFTRLAKLLG encoded by the coding sequence ATGTCTTATCAAGATAAAAAAGTAACGGTGATTGGTTTGGGTAAAACCGGACTTTCTTGCGTGGATTTTCTGCTTAAACAGGGGGCGAATATTCGTGTGATCGATACGCGTACCAATCCGCCCGGCGCAGATCAATTGGCACAAAAAGCCGAGATTCCACTCCATACCGGCGGGTTGAATGTGGATTGGTTATTGGATAGCGATATTATCGTGATAAGCCCGGGATTGGCGGTTAAAACACCGGAAATTCAGACCGCACTTCAAGCCGGTGTTGAAGTCATTGGCGATATTGAGTTATTTTGCCGCGCAGCAACCAAGCCGATTGTAGCAATTACCGGCTCGAATGGAAAAAGCACGGTGACGACGCTGGTGGCGGAAATGGCAAAAGCGGGCGGCTTGAAAGTGGGCATGGGCGGGAATATTGGCATTCCGGCATTGTCCTTGTTGGATGAGGATTATGATCTTTATGTGTTGGAGTTGTCCAGCTTCCAATTAGAAACCATTTATAGTTTGCATGCCGTCGCCGCGACAGTATTGAATGTGACAGAAGATCATATGAATCGCTATGTGGATTTGGAAGATTATCGTCAAGCTAAACTTAAAATTTATCAGCATTGTCAAACCGCGGTGGTGAATGCAGAAGACAGATTAACGCGCGAAGATGGACAACAAAGCGCGCAGCATCAAGTGAGCTTTGCGGAACATCAGGCGGATTATTGGTTAAAAACTGAAGATGGTAAGCAATATTTGATGGCGGGTGAGCAGGTGATTTTGCCTTGCGATCAAATCAAATTGAGCGGGCGACATAATTACATGAACGCGCTGGCATCCATTGCCTTGGCTCAAGCGGTGGGCATTAATTTAGCCGGAATTCAGACCGCACTTTCGACGTTCAGCGGTTTGGATCACCGTTTTCAATTAGCCCATTTGGCGCATGGTGTGCGTTGGGTTAATGATTCTAAAGCCACCAATGTCGGCAGTACTGTGGCGGCATTAACCGGTTTATTTTTAGATGGAAACTTACATTTATTATTGGGTGGTGATGGTAAAGGAGCAGATTTTTCAGAATTAAAAACCTTGATTAATCAACCATATATTTATTGCTATTGCTTTGGTCAAGATGGTCAACAATTAGCGGCACTATCGGCGCAGAGTCAATTGTTTGACACGATGGAGCAGGCAATGAACGCGTTAAGTCAACAAGTGAAAGCGGGCGATATGGTATTGCTGTCGCCGGCTTGTGCCAGTTTAGATCAATTTAGTTCTTTTGAAAAACGGGGTGAGGAATTTACCCGATTGGCGAAATTATTGGGATAG
- the mraY gene encoding phospho-N-acetylmuramoyl-pentapeptide-transferase — MLVWLAEYLQQFYSGFNVISYITMRAVMALFTALLLSLWVGPKVIRRLQILKFGQEVRNDGPESHLSKRGTPTMGGIMILISIGVSTLLWVNLTNPYVWFSLFVLFGYGAVGFVDDYRKITRKNTDGLIARWKYFWLSTIALVAVFGMYAVGKDTDATKLVVPFFKDVMPQLGLFYIILAYFVIVGTSNAVNLTDGLDGLAIMPTVFVAGAFALIAWATGNIEWSKYLYIPYIKHASELVVFCTAIVGAGLGFLWFNTYPAQVFMGDVGSLALGGALGVVAVLVRQEFLLVIMGGVFVMETVSVILQVGSYKLRKQRIFRMAPIHHHFELKGWPEPRVIIRFWIISLMLVLLGLMTLKLR; from the coding sequence ATGTTAGTTTGGCTCGCTGAATATTTACAACAATTTTATAGCGGATTTAATGTTATTTCTTATATCACTATGCGTGCAGTAATGGCGTTATTTACCGCGCTTTTATTGTCGTTGTGGGTTGGACCGAAGGTCATTCGTCGGTTACAAATTTTGAAATTCGGTCAAGAAGTGCGTAATGATGGACCGGAAAGCCATTTAAGTAAACGCGGTACGCCAACCATGGGGGGGATTATGATTTTAATCTCAATCGGCGTTAGCACGTTGTTATGGGTAAATTTGACCAATCCTTATGTGTGGTTCAGTTTATTTGTGCTGTTTGGTTATGGCGCAGTGGGTTTTGTTGATGATTATCGCAAAATTACCCGCAAAAATACCGACGGATTAATTGCCCGTTGGAAATATTTTTGGCTGTCAACTATCGCGTTGGTAGCGGTTTTTGGTATGTATGCAGTGGGCAAAGATACAGATGCAACAAAATTAGTGGTTCCTTTTTTCAAAGACGTGATGCCACAATTGGGCTTATTCTATATTATTTTGGCGTATTTCGTGATTGTTGGAACCAGTAACGCGGTAAATTTAACTGATGGTTTAGACGGTCTTGCTATTATGCCGACCGTATTTGTTGCCGGGGCATTTGCGCTGATTGCTTGGGCGACCGGTAATATTGAATGGTCAAAATATCTCTATATCCCATATATTAAACATGCCTCCGAGTTAGTGGTATTTTGTACTGCTATTGTCGGCGCGGGATTGGGTTTTCTTTGGTTTAACACCTATCCGGCACAAGTGTTTATGGGGGATGTCGGCTCCCTTGCTCTAGGCGGTGCGCTGGGTGTTGTGGCGGTATTGGTGCGTCAAGAGTTTTTATTGGTGATTATGGGCGGGGTGTTTGTGATGGAAACCGTCTCTGTAATTTTGCAGGTGGGTTCTTATAAATTACGCAAGCAACGCATTTTCCGAATGGCACCAATTCACCATCACTTTGAATTAAAAGGTTGGCCAGAACCACGCGTGATAATTCGCTTTTGGATTATCTCGTTGATGTTGGTATTGCTTGGCTTAATGACTTTAAAATTACGTTAA